In Candidatus Cohnella colombiensis, one DNA window encodes the following:
- a CDS encoding cytochrome c oxidase subunit 2A, with amino-acid sequence MRDEPGAAKPEDKKPVNPEEHSLKGTFVSVMILGAFLIVSWLGVFMLFIDRQ; translated from the coding sequence ATGCGTGATGAACCAGGGGCAGCAAAGCCAGAAGATAAGAAGCCTGTAAACCCGGAAGAACATTCGCTTAAGGGGACGTTCGTATCTGTCATGATTCTCGGTGCCTTCTTAATCGTTTCTTGGCTCGGTGTTTTCATGCTGTTCATTGATCGACAATAG
- a CDS encoding Crp/Fnr family transcriptional regulator, with amino-acid sequence MINMPLGDSTLRNTTCFSTESFIRLSELMHDKRSAVGMTLFIEGDLADKLFYVKKGRVKMTKSSPFGKQITLCQYMEGDLFGQIDPFTHSTHSFTGEALEDTIVGVIEQKELEDVLAMNGELAIEFMRWMGMMHRITQTKFRDLVMFGKPTALCSTLIRFVNSYGIERDGKIVINRRISHTEIAEMIGATRESVNRMLSDLREKGIVTLDRHLLVIHDIEYLRDICHCENCPADICRV; translated from the coding sequence ATGATCAATATGCCGCTGGGCGACAGCACACTCCGAAATACCACATGTTTCTCAACTGAAAGCTTCATTAGGCTGAGTGAGTTGATGCACGACAAAAGATCAGCAGTAGGCATGACGTTATTCATTGAGGGCGATCTTGCAGACAAGCTGTTCTATGTGAAAAAAGGACGCGTAAAGATGACGAAATCATCCCCGTTCGGTAAGCAGATTACGCTATGCCAATATATGGAGGGGGATCTATTCGGTCAGATCGATCCCTTTACGCACTCTACGCATTCATTCACTGGTGAAGCGCTAGAGGATACGATTGTCGGTGTCATTGAGCAGAAGGAGCTAGAAGATGTACTTGCGATGAATGGTGAGCTTGCTATCGAATTTATGCGCTGGATGGGCATGATGCATCGTATTACACAAACCAAATTCCGCGATCTCGTCATGTTCGGCAAGCCTACCGCACTCTGTTCGACGCTCATTCGCTTCGTCAATTCCTATGGCATTGAGCGAGATGGTAAGATCGTCATCAATCGCCGAATTAGTCACACCGAGATTGCTGAGATGATTGGTGCAACGCGTGAAAGCGTCAATCGCATGCTCTCAGATCTACGAGAAAAAGGTATCGTAACGCTCGACCGACATCTCTTGGTCATTCACGATATCGAGTACTTGCGTGACATTTGCCACTGCGAAAATTGTCCAGCCGACATTTGTAGAGTGTGA
- the pflA gene encoding pyruvate formate-lyase-activating protein — protein MKGRIHSLETFGTVDGPGIRFVLFMQGCALQCRYCHNPDSWDTTAGTQMSVEEVLAEIEPYVHYYRASGGGLTVTGGEPTLQAPFVAKLFEECKRRFGLTTALDSSGFCDPSHAGALIDATDLVLLDLKVMNREAHTALTSQPNDRILKFAQWLSDRGQRMWIRHVLIPGLTDDAEDLLEMGRFIGSLNGVEKIEVLPYHRMGVYKWQQMGKEYTLDGFTEPTDKEVTRAYQLIEQGRTQVTANIVV, from the coding sequence GTGAAAGGGAGAATACACTCACTCGAAACTTTTGGAACGGTAGATGGACCGGGCATTCGCTTCGTACTCTTTATGCAAGGATGCGCGCTCCAATGTCGTTACTGTCATAATCCTGACTCATGGGACACAACCGCCGGAACACAGATGTCAGTAGAGGAAGTACTCGCCGAAATTGAGCCTTACGTTCATTATTACCGCGCATCTGGCGGCGGATTAACGGTCACAGGCGGCGAGCCAACCTTGCAAGCGCCATTCGTTGCGAAGCTGTTCGAGGAGTGCAAGCGCCGTTTCGGTCTTACAACAGCGCTTGATTCCTCCGGCTTCTGCGATCCGAGCCATGCAGGCGCGCTGATTGATGCTACAGATCTTGTGCTTTTGGATTTAAAGGTAATGAATCGTGAAGCGCACACAGCGCTAACCAGTCAGCCTAACGATCGGATATTGAAATTTGCACAATGGTTATCGGATCGCGGACAGCGGATGTGGATACGCCATGTACTCATTCCAGGCCTAACAGATGATGCTGAGGACTTGCTAGAGATGGGTCGCTTTATCGGATCTTTAAATGGTGTTGAGAAGATTGAGGTGCTGCCTTACCATCGTATGGGCGTCTACAAGTGGCAGCAGATGGGCAAGGAATACACACTTGATGGCTTCACAGAACCAACCGATAAAGAGGTTACACGAGCCTACCAACTCATTGAGCAAGGTCGTACTCAGGTAACAGCTAATATTGTTGTTTAA
- a CDS encoding cytochrome c oxidase subunit II — MHMHRLEKIWLVFGVAMLAVFLIVLGIMSFGRGIAPPNEHIHHVDAATVTDSAPFNEPGLKEIGPNEYEAIMVAYAFGYDPVPMEVPAGATVHFTITSTDVIHGFEIPGTNVNVMVMPGEVSHVTHTFNKPGEYLILCNEYCGIGHEVMQTTIKVI; from the coding sequence ATGCACATGCATCGATTAGAAAAAATATGGCTCGTGTTCGGTGTAGCGATGTTGGCCGTATTTTTGATCGTACTCGGGATTATGTCCTTCGGAAGAGGAATTGCGCCACCGAATGAACACATACATCACGTTGACGCAGCAACGGTAACTGATTCAGCGCCATTCAATGAGCCTGGCTTGAAGGAAATCGGTCCGAATGAATACGAGGCAATAATGGTTGCTTATGCATTCGGTTATGATCCAGTACCTATGGAAGTTCCAGCAGGAGCAACCGTACATTTCACGATTACTTCTACTGATGTTATCCATGGATTTGAGATTCCAGGCACGAATGTGAATGTAATGGTTATGCCGGGTGAAGTTAGCCACGTCACGCATACGTTCAATAAGCCGGGCGAATATCTCATTCTATGTAACGAGTATTGCGGGATCGGTCATGAAGTTATGCAAACCACAATCAAGGTAATATAG
- a CDS encoding cupredoxin domain-containing protein, with protein sequence MKKWLGISSLMLALALVASGCGGSGDKKESASSPAVSDEAGANAITLEAKNFEFNTKEIKVKKGDKVSITLKNTQGNHAVHIEGYDKTIKANATVTFVADKAGEFNFICSIYCGKGHDDMVGKLIVE encoded by the coding sequence ATGAAAAAATGGTTGGGTATAAGCAGTTTAATGTTAGCATTGGCGTTAGTAGCATCAGGGTGTGGAGGTAGCGGAGATAAGAAGGAAAGTGCTTCTTCACCAGCTGTATCGGACGAAGCAGGTGCTAATGCAATTACGCTCGAAGCTAAAAACTTTGAATTTAACACTAAAGAAATTAAGGTAAAGAAGGGTGACAAAGTAAGCATTACTTTGAAGAATACCCAAGGGAATCACGCGGTACACATCGAAGGTTATGACAAAACAATTAAAGCGAACGCAACCGTTACTTTCGTAGCCGACAAAGCGGGAGAATTCAACTTCATCTGTTCCATCTACTGTGGTAAAGGTCATGACGACATGGTCGGTAAGCTGATTGTAGAATAA
- a CDS encoding YpdA family putative bacillithiol disulfide reductase, translated as MSEITVQTSVENVIIIGAGPCGLSAALELQSIGIEPLLIEKHAIVHSIYQYPTYMQFFSTAEVLEIGDVPFTSVNEKPNRREALQYYRDVALRRELRIRSYEEAVKLSRDEDGLFRVETKDRFGAVREYAARFVVVSTGYFDHPNMLGIPGEQLPKVSHFFTEAHPYTGMKVTIIGGNNSAVDAAMELLRVGAEITIVYRGETYSPSIKPWVRPLFEGMVNKGRIRMIFGARVVQIAEQTVTVEPTHSGSESYTVDNDFVLALTGFRPERTMLTEAGAIVDPESTVPTFDPETMETNVSGLYIAGVIAAGREANEIFIESGRHHGKLIAAHINANNPHPTNR; from the coding sequence ATGAGTGAAATTACGGTACAAACCTCTGTGGAAAATGTAATCATCATTGGTGCCGGTCCATGCGGATTATCCGCAGCATTGGAGCTTCAGAGCATCGGTATAGAGCCACTATTGATTGAAAAACATGCGATCGTTCATTCCATTTATCAATATCCAACCTATATGCAATTTTTCAGCACAGCTGAAGTATTAGAGATCGGTGACGTTCCGTTTACCTCTGTGAATGAAAAGCCGAATCGTCGCGAGGCACTGCAATATTATCGCGATGTCGCATTGCGACGTGAGTTACGTATTCGTTCGTATGAAGAAGCTGTAAAGCTGTCTCGAGACGAAGATGGTTTATTCAGAGTAGAGACGAAAGACCGCTTCGGAGCTGTTCGCGAGTATGCCGCGCGTTTCGTTGTCGTGTCTACTGGCTACTTCGATCATCCGAATATGCTCGGCATTCCAGGTGAACAGCTACCTAAGGTGAGTCACTTCTTCACGGAGGCTCATCCGTATACGGGAATGAAAGTAACGATTATCGGAGGTAATAATTCCGCTGTTGATGCGGCAATGGAGTTGTTGCGAGTAGGAGCGGAGATCACGATCGTCTATCGCGGGGAAACGTACTCACCGAGTATCAAACCTTGGGTTCGTCCACTGTTCGAGGGTATGGTTAACAAGGGGCGGATTCGAATGATATTCGGAGCGAGGGTTGTGCAAATTGCTGAGCAGACTGTGACGGTTGAACCTACACATTCTGGAAGTGAATCTTACACAGTTGACAACGACTTTGTGCTGGCATTGACCGGCTTCCGTCCAGAGCGAACGATGCTCACCGAAGCAGGAGCCATCGTCGATCCCGAATCCACTGTGCCGACCTTCGATCCCGAGACGATGGAGACGAACGTCTCTGGCCTATATATCGCAGGTGTCATTGCCGCAGGTCGTGAAGCAAACGAAATCTTCATCGAAAGCGGTCGTCATCACGGTAAATTGATAGCTGCTCACATCAATGCAAATAACCCCCACCCAACAAATCGTTGA
- a CDS encoding DoxX family protein, translated as MLAKFVRENKWVAVVLTVLRVYIGWEWLHHGWDKLKGGFDATGYLTNAVNNPVLDKATGEQIYPTYTAFIEHFALPNAKLFNFVIPLGEFLVGLGLILGGLTVVAALGGLLMNFMFLFAGTISTNPWFVLFGFIFVYAGYNTGRFGLDYYLLPLIRKGWKKVVKREAAA; from the coding sequence ATGTTAGCGAAATTCGTGAGAGAGAACAAATGGGTAGCAGTAGTCTTGACAGTATTGAGGGTTTACATCGGGTGGGAATGGCTCCATCACGGTTGGGATAAGCTGAAAGGCGGCTTCGACGCTACAGGCTATCTGACCAATGCAGTAAATAACCCGGTACTCGACAAAGCAACTGGTGAACAGATTTATCCAACGTATACAGCATTCATTGAACATTTTGCTCTGCCAAACGCTAAGCTATTTAACTTCGTAATCCCGCTTGGTGAATTTCTAGTCGGTCTTGGACTTATTCTTGGAGGCTTAACAGTGGTAGCTGCTCTTGGCGGATTGCTCATGAACTTCATGTTCTTATTCGCAGGAACGATCTCGACTAACCCATGGTTCGTATTGTTCGGCTTCATCTTCGTATACGCAGGATACAACACAGGACGCTTTGGCTTAGACTACTACCTGCTTCCACTTATTCGCAAAGGTTGGAAAAAAGTAGTCAAACGTGAAGCAGCCGCCTAA
- a CDS encoding tetratricopeptide repeat protein, with protein MGKKEDRKHGEEGANNASSQSVSDNQLRECLDLGKNHFLSSRWLEAQLLFEQAIVIAPKAAEPHAWLAATYGRLIEGKSMMEKIELLPRFESEVQAALEYGPKLPLARRVNGGRLLNTPDSLGGNVREALDEFLFCIKHGVDDADIWMSLGECYAKLGNAPKAVKALLTCIERDPQHVNAIQLLQRLESESNS; from the coding sequence ATGGGGAAGAAGGAAGATCGGAAGCATGGGGAGGAAGGGGCGAACAATGCTTCCTCCCAGTCGGTATCAGACAACCAATTACGAGAATGTCTCGATCTTGGAAAAAATCATTTTTTATCCAGTCGCTGGTTAGAAGCGCAGTTGCTCTTCGAGCAGGCAATTGTTATCGCACCCAAAGCAGCTGAACCACATGCATGGCTTGCAGCAACGTACGGTCGTCTAATCGAGGGTAAAAGCATGATGGAGAAGATTGAGCTACTGCCTCGATTTGAGAGCGAGGTTCAAGCGGCGCTGGAGTACGGCCCGAAGCTCCCACTCGCTAGGCGAGTGAATGGGGGAAGGTTGCTTAATACTCCAGATTCACTCGGAGGTAACGTCAGAGAAGCATTAGACGAATTTCTGTTTTGTATTAAACACGGTGTAGATGACGCGGACATCTGGATGTCCTTAGGTGAGTGTTACGCAAAGCTCGGAAATGCGCCAAAAGCAGTTAAAGCGCTCCTCACTTGCATCGAGCGCGATCCGCAGCATGTTAACGCCATTCAATTGCTTCAAAGATTGGAGAGTGAATCGAACTCATGA
- the adhE gene encoding bifunctional acetaldehyde-CoA/alcohol dehydrogenase: protein MATKERVQPEVNTAQQEINRLTERAKKAQQAYMALDQAQVDEIIQQMALAGLDQHMVLAKLAFEETGRGVYEDKITKNLFATEYIYHNIKGHKTVGVIEENAYESYQLVAEPVGIIAGITPVTNPTSTTMFKSLISAKTRNPIIFAFHPSAQKSSVAAAKTLLDAAVKFGAPEHAIQWIENPSVEATQLLMNHPDVALVLATGGSAMVKAAYSTGKPALGVGPGNVPCFIERSADLAQAVTDLILSKSFDNGMICASEQAVILDEPIYEAAKKRMADNGCYFLNKEETEAVSKLVINPEKCAVNAVIVGQPAVKIAEMAGLVVPATTKILVAELQGVGEAYPLSAEKLSPVLACYKVKNAEQGIERAAQVVAFGGMGHSSVIHSTNQDVIAAFSKRLQTGRIIVNAPSTHGAIGDLYNTNLPSLTLGCGSYGSNSTTSNVSAVNLINVKRVAHRTVNMQWFKVPPKIYFEKGSTQYLEKMPDITRIMIVTDAAMVSLGYVEKVEHYLRKRKTPVHVEVFSDVEPDPSVDTVERGTRMMAQFKPDCIIALGGGSPMDAAKAMWLFYEYPDTSFDSLKMKFLDIRKRIYKYPRLGRKAKFVAIPTTSGTGSEVTSFAVITDKTKGNTKYPLADYELTPDVAIIDPEYVYSLPKTAVADTGMDVLTHAIEAYVSVMANDYTDGLAMKAIKLVFDNLEKSFLTADPYAREKMHNASTIAGMAFANAFLGINHSLAHKWGGQYHTAHGRTNAILMPHVIRYNASKPSKFASFPKYGHFVADERYAEIARMLGLQARTTEEGVNSLITAIRRMNAALGIPESFQAIGFDAEDFESKVDYLADRAFEDQCTTANPRMPLVTELADVYRNAFYGKFEKFE from the coding sequence ATGGCTACCAAAGAGAGAGTTCAACCGGAAGTCAACACCGCTCAGCAGGAAATTAACCGACTAACAGAGAGAGCGAAGAAAGCACAACAAGCTTACATGGCACTAGATCAAGCGCAGGTCGATGAAATTATTCAACAGATGGCGCTTGCCGGACTCGATCAGCACATGGTGTTAGCGAAATTAGCATTTGAGGAAACAGGACGTGGTGTGTATGAAGATAAAATCACGAAAAACCTGTTTGCAACAGAGTACATTTATCACAACATCAAGGGACATAAGACAGTAGGTGTCATTGAAGAAAATGCATACGAAAGCTATCAATTGGTTGCAGAACCAGTCGGTATTATAGCAGGGATTACTCCGGTAACGAACCCGACATCTACGACGATGTTTAAATCACTCATTTCTGCGAAGACGCGCAATCCGATCATCTTTGCGTTTCACCCATCCGCGCAGAAGAGTAGCGTGGCAGCTGCGAAGACATTATTAGATGCAGCAGTAAAATTTGGTGCACCAGAGCATGCGATCCAATGGATCGAAAATCCATCAGTAGAAGCTACACAGTTGCTCATGAATCACCCGGATGTTGCACTTGTACTCGCTACTGGAGGTTCCGCAATGGTTAAAGCTGCTTACAGTACGGGTAAGCCAGCGCTCGGCGTTGGTCCAGGTAACGTTCCATGCTTCATCGAGCGAAGTGCAGATTTGGCCCAAGCGGTGACGGACCTCATCCTATCTAAGTCGTTCGACAATGGTATGATTTGTGCTTCTGAGCAGGCGGTTATCCTTGACGAACCGATCTATGAAGCGGCGAAGAAACGAATGGCGGATAACGGCTGCTACTTCTTGAATAAGGAAGAGACTGAAGCGGTTTCGAAGCTTGTAATCAATCCTGAAAAATGTGCCGTCAATGCCGTGATCGTCGGTCAGCCTGCAGTGAAAATTGCCGAGATGGCAGGTCTAGTCGTTCCAGCTACAACGAAGATTCTTGTCGCAGAACTGCAAGGTGTTGGTGAAGCGTATCCGCTATCTGCGGAGAAGCTCAGCCCTGTGCTTGCATGCTATAAAGTTAAAAATGCAGAGCAAGGAATTGAGCGAGCAGCGCAAGTCGTCGCATTTGGTGGAATGGGGCACTCCTCGGTCATCCACTCGACGAACCAAGATGTGATCGCAGCATTTTCCAAACGACTACAAACGGGTCGGATTATCGTAAACGCACCATCCACACATGGAGCAATTGGAGACCTTTACAATACGAACCTTCCATCGTTGACACTTGGCTGCGGCTCATACGGAAGCAACTCGACAACTTCGAACGTATCGGCTGTAAACTTGATTAACGTGAAGCGGGTAGCTCATCGCACTGTCAACATGCAATGGTTCAAAGTACCGCCGAAAATTTACTTCGAAAAAGGCTCGACGCAATATTTGGAGAAGATGCCGGACATTACAAGAATTATGATCGTCACAGATGCTGCGATGGTATCGCTCGGATATGTAGAGAAGGTAGAGCATTACTTGCGCAAGCGTAAAACACCTGTTCATGTGGAAGTTTTCTCCGACGTTGAGCCAGATCCATCTGTAGATACGGTAGAGCGCGGAACTCGAATGATGGCGCAATTTAAGCCAGACTGTATCATTGCTCTTGGCGGTGGATCACCGATGGATGCTGCAAAAGCGATGTGGCTGTTCTATGAATATCCAGATACAAGCTTCGATTCGCTTAAGATGAAGTTCTTGGACATTCGTAAACGGATTTACAAATATCCGCGACTCGGTCGTAAAGCGAAGTTCGTTGCAATACCAACGACTTCGGGTACAGGCTCGGAAGTAACCTCGTTCGCAGTTATTACGGATAAGACCAAGGGGAATACGAAGTATCCTCTGGCTGATTACGAATTAACACCGGACGTAGCAATCATCGACCCAGAATATGTGTATAGCTTGCCAAAAACTGCAGTTGCGGATACAGGGATGGACGTTCTGACTCACGCAATTGAAGCCTATGTGTCAGTTATGGCGAACGATTATACAGACGGATTGGCGATGAAGGCGATCAAACTGGTGTTCGATAATTTGGAGAAATCTTTCTTAACGGCTGATCCTTATGCAAGAGAGAAGATGCATAATGCATCGACGATCGCAGGGATGGCATTTGCGAACGCCTTCCTTGGCATCAATCACAGCTTGGCGCATAAATGGGGCGGACAATATCATACGGCACACGGACGGACGAATGCGATATTAATGCCTCACGTCATTCGGTATAATGCGAGTAAGCCTTCGAAATTCGCATCGTTTCCGAAATATGGACACTTCGTCGCAGACGAACGCTATGCTGAAATTGCGAGAATGTTAGGCTTGCAAGCTCGGACAACAGAGGAAGGCGTGAATAGCCTTATTACAGCGATTCGTCGGATGAACGCTGCGCTAGGCATTCCGGAGTCGTTCCAAGCTATCGGATTTGATGCAGAAGACTTTGAAAGCAAGGTAGATTATCTCGCTGATCGCGCCTTCGAGGATCAATGTACAACAGCGAATCCACGCATGCCACTTGTTACAGAGCTTGCAGATGTATACCGTAACGCATTCTATGGCAAGTTTGAGAAATTCGAATAA
- a CDS encoding 4-hydroxybenzoate synthetase: protein MISEDSNDGICRFEELHHLLFELLMKTDGRTTDMLEALVGEKVKVEVILQRQIESADAIGFPGLTGEPYYVRESILISELSGCVVSHNIVLVCAAHVPRKMFEALALKQEGIGKTIIAHGLPTSRKLIDYGWREQTAINDLFQQPLELKFSTSVTRVPFKQYAIYFESEPGIYLLEYFNPDIVSLRLGQAPQVDQPDGA from the coding sequence ATGATAAGTGAGGATTCGAACGATGGGATATGCAGATTCGAGGAATTGCACCACCTATTGTTTGAACTATTGATGAAGACAGATGGACGAACGACAGATATGCTGGAGGCGCTCGTTGGAGAGAAGGTTAAAGTAGAAGTCATCTTGCAAAGGCAAATCGAGTCTGCCGACGCCATCGGCTTTCCGGGACTGACGGGCGAACCATATTATGTGAGAGAGTCAATATTAATAAGTGAGCTCAGTGGATGCGTCGTGTCGCACAACATCGTGCTCGTGTGTGCTGCACACGTTCCGAGAAAGATGTTCGAGGCGTTAGCTTTGAAACAGGAAGGAATTGGAAAGACAATCATAGCGCACGGTCTGCCCACTTCTCGCAAGCTCATCGACTATGGCTGGAGAGAACAGACGGCGATCAACGATTTATTTCAGCAGCCGCTGGAATTGAAATTTTCTACGAGTGTTACACGTGTGCCCTTTAAGCAATATGCGATCTATTTCGAGTCGGAGCCCGGAATTTACTTGCTGGAATACTTTAATCCGGACATTGTCAGCCTCCGATTGGGTCAAGCCCCCCAGGTTGACCAACCGGATGGAGCATAA
- the pflB gene encoding formate C-acetyltransferase, giving the protein MGAVSSENVQSQQRLDGWRSFIGGNWQQAIDVNDFIGLNLHPYEGGDQFLAAPTEATLSLWDSVLELMKQERANGGVLDVDVNTVSSIASHGPGYINRNFEKIVGVQTDAPLKRSVQPYGGIRMVIDACKAYGFELPEEIARTFTEFRKTHNQGVFDAYTDEMKLVRKAGTITGLPDAYGRGRIIGDYRRVALYGINRLIKAKQAEKQEIGNDVMSEEVIRAREELSEQLRSLEELRKMAASYGYDISEPATNAVEAVQWVYFAYLAAIKEQNGAAMSLGRVSSFLDIYITRDMGEGRLTEQEAQELIDQFVMKLRLVRFLRTPDYNELFSGDPTWVTESIGGMGLDGKTRVTRSSFRFLHTLYNLGPAPEPNLTVLWSEQLPDGFKDYCAKVSIDTSSIQYENDDLMRPMFGDDYGIACCVSAMRIGKQMQFFGARANLAKTLLYAINGGVDEKLGIQVGPKADPITSDVLDYDEVIARFDVMMEWLAKVYMNTLNVIHFMHDKYSYERIEMALHDRDIVRTMACGIAGLSVVADSLSAIKHAKVRPIRNEQGIAVDFEIDGEYPQYGNNDSRVDDIAVKLVETFMSKLRKHPTYRNAIPTMSVLTITSNVVYGKKTGSTPDGRKAGQPFAPGANPMSGRDHKGALASLSSVAKLPYNCSEDGISNTFSIIPKALGREGDTRVSNLVAMLDGYAANGGHHLNINVFNRDQLLDAMEHPENYPQLTIRVSGYAVNFIKLTREQQLDVVSRTFHGSV; this is encoded by the coding sequence ATGGGAGCCGTGTCTTCAGAGAATGTACAATCGCAGCAACGACTAGACGGCTGGCGGAGTTTTATAGGCGGTAATTGGCAGCAAGCGATTGATGTGAATGATTTTATCGGATTGAACTTGCATCCGTATGAGGGTGGCGATCAGTTTCTCGCCGCTCCTACGGAAGCAACGCTATCCCTGTGGGATTCTGTACTGGAGCTCATGAAGCAGGAGCGGGCAAACGGCGGTGTGCTTGATGTCGATGTGAATACAGTCTCATCCATTGCGTCTCATGGGCCAGGATATATTAATCGCAATTTCGAGAAAATCGTTGGGGTACAAACGGATGCGCCATTAAAGCGCTCCGTGCAACCCTATGGTGGCATTCGGATGGTCATCGATGCGTGTAAAGCATATGGCTTTGAATTGCCAGAAGAAATCGCTCGCACATTCACTGAGTTCCGCAAGACGCATAATCAAGGTGTCTTCGATGCTTATACCGATGAGATGAAGCTCGTCCGTAAGGCAGGTACAATTACGGGGTTGCCCGATGCGTATGGTCGTGGACGGATTATCGGTGACTACCGCCGGGTTGCGCTATACGGCATCAACCGTTTAATTAAAGCGAAGCAAGCGGAAAAGCAAGAGATCGGCAATGATGTGATGAGCGAAGAAGTCATTCGTGCACGTGAGGAGCTGTCTGAACAGCTTCGCAGCTTAGAGGAATTGCGTAAGATGGCAGCGAGTTACGGCTATGACATCTCCGAGCCAGCAACAAACGCTGTTGAGGCCGTACAGTGGGTTTACTTCGCTTACTTAGCTGCGATCAAGGAGCAGAACGGTGCAGCGATGAGTCTCGGACGCGTATCTAGCTTCTTGGATATTTACATCACACGCGATATGGGCGAAGGTCGCTTAACTGAACAAGAAGCGCAAGAGCTGATCGATCAATTCGTCATGAAGCTTCGTCTCGTTCGCTTTTTACGGACACCAGATTATAATGAATTGTTCAGCGGTGACCCTACTTGGGTAACAGAATCTATTGGGGGTATGGGACTCGACGGTAAAACGCGGGTAACGCGCAGCTCCTTCCGGTTTCTGCATACGTTGTACAATCTAGGCCCTGCACCAGAGCCGAACTTGACTGTGTTGTGGTCTGAGCAGCTTCCTGATGGATTCAAGGATTACTGTGCGAAGGTGTCCATTGATACGAGCTCGATTCAATACGAGAATGATGATCTGATGCGTCCGATGTTCGGTGACGATTATGGAATTGCTTGCTGTGTGTCCGCTATGCGGATCGGGAAGCAAATGCAGTTTTTCGGAGCAAGAGCTAACTTGGCTAAAACATTACTGTATGCGATAAATGGTGGTGTCGATGAGAAGCTAGGTATCCAAGTCGGTCCGAAGGCAGATCCAATCACGTCTGATGTACTCGATTATGATGAAGTCATCGCTCGCTTTGATGTGATGATGGAGTGGCTAGCAAAAGTATATATGAATACGCTCAACGTCATTCACTTTATGCACGATAAGTACAGCTATGAGCGAATTGAGATGGCGTTACATGATCGTGATATCGTACGCACAATGGCTTGCGGAATTGCGGGATTGTCGGTTGTGGCAGACTCCTTGAGTGCAATCAAGCATGCGAAAGTTCGCCCGATCCGTAACGAGCAAGGTATTGCAGTAGATTTCGAGATTGATGGCGAATATCCGCAGTATGGTAACAACGATTCACGTGTTGATGATATTGCTGTGAAACTCGTAGAAACGTTCATGAGCAAGCTACGCAAGCACCCAACTTATCGCAACGCCATTCCGACGATGTCTGTATTGACGATTACGTCTAATGTCGTATATGGTAAGAAGACGGGTAGCACGCCAGATGGACGTAAAGCAGGGCAACCGTTCGCACCAGGTGCAAACCCAATGAGTGGTCGTGATCACAAGGGTGCGCTAGCTTCACTTAGCTCAGTTGCTAAGCTTCCATATAACTGTAGTGAGGATGGAATCTCTAACACATTCTCTATTATTCCGAAAGCACTCGGACGTGAAGGCGATACGCGCGTCAGCAACCTTGTTGCAATGCTAGATGGATACGCAGCAAATGGTGGGCATCATCTAAACATTAACGTATTCAATCGTGATCAGCTCCTTGATGCGATGGAGCATCCAGAAAATTATCCACAGCTTACCATTCGGGTATCTGGATATGCTGTTAACTTTATAAAGCTGACGCGTGAGCAGCAGCTTGACGTTGTAAGCCGGACCTTTCACGGTTCGGTGTAA